A portion of the Halobacillus ihumii genome contains these proteins:
- a CDS encoding glycosyltransferase family 4 protein, whose translation MNFIILTHQYPKKGNLYRSGFVHQRVTEYIKKGYNTDVWVLDNNKPSVESYTFEGVNVYEGNTEAFNNFLEKNIIHRVLVHFLLEPTIYALSQMRKNIPVLIWVHLYEATSWERRLFDFEDIKFLKYIKDNIKLLRAYKRFNENTKLNVTYIFVSKWIKNTAEKDIKTKFSKTYIIHNYINGDLYNYVEKSTEQRKKILSIRTFQSKKYANDITAKVIKLLSNHTEFQDLEFALYGKGKHFNKIQKSLTKFSNVKMHNTFLSQGEISKLHKEYGLFICPTRQDSQGVSMCEAMSSGLVPITSNNTAIPEFVKQNETGILGNNSKQMADSILNLYNNPEKFIRISKSASENIITQSGLTATIEKELNAIINSG comes from the coding sequence ATGAATTTTATAATACTTACTCATCAATACCCTAAAAAAGGTAATTTATATAGAAGTGGGTTTGTACACCAACGTGTAACCGAGTATATTAAAAAGGGGTATAACACCGATGTTTGGGTATTAGATAATAACAAGCCTTCAGTTGAAAGTTACACATTTGAAGGAGTTAATGTTTATGAAGGTAACACGGAGGCCTTTAATAATTTTTTAGAAAAAAACATCATTCATCGGGTTTTAGTTCATTTTTTACTGGAACCAACAATATATGCTTTGAGTCAAATGAGGAAAAACATTCCTGTACTAATATGGGTACATTTATACGAAGCAACTAGTTGGGAAAGGCGATTATTTGATTTTGAAGATATCAAATTCTTGAAGTATATAAAAGATAATATAAAATTGCTAAGAGCTTATAAGAGATTCAATGAGAATACAAAATTAAATGTCACATATATTTTTGTATCTAAATGGATAAAGAATACTGCTGAAAAAGATATTAAAACAAAATTTAGTAAAACATATATTATTCATAATTATATAAATGGTGATCTATATAATTATGTTGAAAAAAGCACAGAGCAAAGAAAGAAAATACTTTCTATAAGGACTTTCCAAAGTAAAAAATATGCAAATGATATTACTGCAAAAGTTATAAAATTATTAAGTAATCATACAGAATTTCAAGACTTAGAGTTTGCTTTATATGGAAAAGGTAAGCATTTTAATAAAATTCAAAAGAGTTTAACAAAATTCAGTAATGTTAAAATGCATAATACTTTTCTTTCTCAAGGTGAAATATCTAAATTGCATAAAGAATATGGATTATTTATTTGTCCAACACGCCAAGATTCGCAAGGTGTGTCTATGTGTGAAGCAATGTCTAGTGGTTTAGTACCAATTACCTCGAATAATACGGCTATACCGGAGTTTGTTAAGCAAAATGAGACTGGAATATTAGGCAATAACTCAAAACAAATGGCAGACTCAATATTAAATTTATATAATAATCCTGAAAAATTCATAAGAATTTCAAAGTCTGCTTCAGAAAATATAATTACTCAAAGCGGTTTAACAGCTACCATAGAAAAAGAACTAAATGCTATCATAAATTCAGGGTAA
- a CDS encoding EpsG family protein, with product MIKPLLFISFLILAAIQGFRWDVGTDFELYLNIFNSSPHITYSSDFVEIGYLYINKFFNILGLNFQSFLIIVAIIINFNFIKGSIVLSKDPISVFYFYVTTGIYFSTFNTIRQSIVVSVLFLSLTLIRDKKFLKFSAIVFLLFLIHRSALLAFSFIILYYIVISPILFFILSLIVITLINTSLSNVIIASLFNILPEKYLMYKEQIFIAEGIELINLLLPFLLMLFIIINYYRLIKLNFFNKFLINLFFAYFLLLVISTEYLLFYRVASYFQIAQILLLPQLLLLVRKKDRWILDVILVIAFSIFIIGKIILGHYGVLPYQTKL from the coding sequence ATGATAAAACCTTTATTATTTATATCGTTTCTTATATTAGCAGCAATCCAGGGGTTTAGATGGGATGTAGGGACTGATTTCGAATTATACCTGAATATTTTTAACAGTTCACCACATATTACCTATAGCAGTGATTTTGTGGAAATTGGATATTTATATATAAATAAATTCTTTAATATATTAGGTTTAAACTTTCAGTCTTTCTTAATAATCGTTGCTATAATTATTAATTTCAATTTTATAAAGGGATCTATCGTTCTTAGCAAAGATCCAATATCAGTATTCTATTTTTATGTAACAACTGGAATATACTTTTCGACATTCAATACTATTAGGCAGTCCATAGTTGTCTCTGTTTTATTCCTATCTTTAACCTTAATTAGGGATAAAAAATTCCTGAAGTTTTCAGCAATTGTTTTTTTGTTATTTTTAATACATAGGAGTGCTTTGCTAGCATTTTCATTCATAATTCTTTATTATATAGTAATTTCACCGATTTTGTTTTTTATATTATCGTTGATTGTTATAACATTAATTAATACCTCATTATCTAATGTAATAATTGCTTCCTTGTTTAATATATTACCTGAAAAGTATTTGATGTATAAAGAACAAATATTTATAGCTGAAGGTATAGAGTTAATAAACCTATTACTTCCTTTTCTTTTAATGTTGTTTATTATCATAAATTACTACAGGTTGATTAAATTAAACTTTTTTAATAAGTTTTTAATTAATTTATTTTTTGCTTATTTTTTATTGTTGGTAATTTCCACAGAGTATCTACTATTCTATCGAGTAGCTAGTTACTTTCAAATAGCACAAATTTTATTGCTACCGCAGTTATTATTATTAGTAAGGAAAAAGGATAGGTGGATTTTAGATGTAATATTAGTGATTGCATTTTCAATATTTATTATTGGAAAGATCATACTTGGTCATTACGGAGTACTGCCCTATCAAACTAAATTATAA
- a CDS encoding sulfotransferase family protein codes for MNQEPVFILGAHKSGTSLLRSLFDGHPGLFVIPIEAHFFQHLGDWIDYGIRRQMPEGNISKEEIFNNFIDWIDYSNKNYEIFSDSDTRGKWNIESLKEYIWQEFNDIRNEKEIIELFVRSMYFSLYGKEMTYEKRIIEKSVENAEFALNLKALYPRAKFIHIVRNPYSNIVSIRKFKTYNNKYPSLKPIVRSLYNTYYFLDKNKKIIRDDYLIIKYEDLVEDPDKTISLMAKFLQIDEEEILFIPTSDGEIWQGNSTTSKKFKGISSKSIGNFKKNIYPIEIELVNKLFSQVISKYNYKFMDAKSYVLPNKKESIKKYISNRLLLKYFL; via the coding sequence ATGAATCAGGAACCCGTTTTCATATTAGGAGCACACAAATCTGGGACAAGTTTATTAAGAAGTCTATTCGACGGGCATCCTGGGTTATTCGTTATTCCTATAGAAGCACACTTTTTTCAGCATTTAGGGGATTGGATTGATTATGGAATAAGAAGGCAGATGCCTGAGGGAAATATTTCAAAAGAAGAAATATTTAATAACTTTATTGACTGGATTGATTATTCTAATAAAAACTATGAAATTTTTTCTGATAGTGATACAAGAGGCAAATGGAATATAGAAAGCTTAAAAGAATATATTTGGCAAGAATTCAATGATATCCGCAATGAAAAAGAAATAATAGAACTCTTTGTAAGATCTATGTATTTTTCATTATATGGTAAGGAAATGACCTATGAAAAAAGAATAATTGAAAAGTCAGTGGAAAATGCTGAGTTTGCTTTGAACTTAAAAGCTCTTTATCCTAGAGCAAAGTTTATTCATATTGTAAGAAATCCATACTCAAATATAGTATCGATCCGAAAGTTCAAAACTTATAATAACAAATACCCATCTCTAAAGCCCATAGTAAGAAGCTTATACAACACATATTATTTTCTAGATAAAAATAAAAAAATAATTAGAGATGATTATTTAATTATAAAGTATGAAGATTTAGTTGAAGATCCAGATAAAACAATAAGTTTAATGGCAAAGTTTTTACAAATAGATGAAGAGGAAATTCTTTTTATACCTACGTCCGATGGGGAGATATGGCAGGGTAACAGTACAACTTCAAAAAAGTTTAAAGGTATTTCTAGTAAATCAATAGGAAACTTCAAAAAAAATATTTATCCTATAGAAATTGAGTTAGTTAATAAACTATTTAGCCAAGTTATATCTAAGTATAATTACAAGTTCATGGATGCTAAATCCTATGTTTTACCAAACAAGAAAGAATCAATTAAAAAATATATTTCTAACAGATTATTACTTAAATACTTTTTGTAA
- a CDS encoding sugar transferase, with protein sequence MSGNSTSHVSFEVVNVNDSVAYLFIKRLMDIVGATLGIICLSPIFVLIALLIKLDDFQGPVLFSQIRVGKNGRDFKMYKFRSMVSNAEELKEKLMIKNEATGPVFKMREDPRITKIGKFIRRTSIDELPQLINVLKGEMSLVGPRPPLPLEVDLYNSYQKQRLQVTPGLTCYWQVSGRSNLSFSEWIELDLKYINNRDILLDIKLIFKTIFVLFGSKDAF encoded by the coding sequence ATGTCGGGTAATAGTACAAGCCACGTTTCATTTGAAGTTGTTAATGTAAATGATAGTGTTGCTTACTTGTTTATAAAGCGACTAATGGATATAGTAGGAGCTACTCTAGGTATTATTTGCCTGAGTCCTATTTTCGTTCTGATTGCTTTATTAATAAAGTTAGATGATTTTCAAGGTCCAGTTCTGTTTAGCCAAATTCGCGTTGGCAAAAATGGTAGGGACTTTAAAATGTATAAATTTCGTTCTATGGTTTCAAATGCAGAAGAATTAAAGGAAAAACTAATGATTAAAAATGAAGCTACAGGACCAGTTTTTAAAATGAGAGAAGATCCTAGGATTACTAAGATAGGTAAGTTCATTAGAAGGACTAGCATCGATGAGTTGCCCCAACTTATTAACGTGCTGAAAGGAGAAATGAGTCTTGTTGGCCCCAGGCCTCCTCTCCCGCTAGAAGTGGATTTATATAATAGTTATCAAAAACAAAGATTGCAAGTTACTCCAGGTTTAACTTGTTATTGGCAAGTGAGTGGAAGAAGTAACCTATCATTTTCAGAATGGATAGAGTTAGACTTAAAATATATTAATAATAGAGATATCTTGTTAGATATTAAACTTATATTTAAAACAATATTTGTCTTATTTGGATCAAAAGATGCTTTTTAA
- a CDS encoding glycosyltransferase family 2 protein has protein sequence MFEPLVSIIMPVYNSEEYLDESIKSILNQTYKNFELILINDGSTDESINIINKFKDDRIMVYNNDGNKGLIKTLNIGLELSKGTYIARMDADDISTKLRIEKQVNFLKENLDISIVASNAIMFSDKYPWIKKHTSYNKGVDAIKCELLFQNRIFHPSVMFRKSIIETDKAFYNDDHIMCEDFGFWQLLADKNNIEVMKERLIHYRMSNTSITSKSRDRLQTLIQSQKEVYRQGLQLMDINFNSEELNVHTEISMANKIINFNFSLEEKEEWLLKIIKENDSSQYFNQVELKLIISEFYFSNCVIANNYKAYKKSTFYKINPLGIVRFKKERLKFLILNYVKPLIW, from the coding sequence TTGTTTGAACCTTTAGTTTCTATTATTATGCCAGTATATAATTCAGAAGAATACCTGGATGAATCCATAAAGAGTATTTTAAACCAAACCTATAAAAATTTTGAATTAATATTAATTAATGATGGTTCTACAGATGAAAGTATAAATATTATAAACAAATTTAAAGATGACAGAATAATGGTATATAATAATGATGGTAATAAAGGGTTAATAAAAACACTTAATATAGGATTGGAATTATCTAAAGGAACTTATATTGCAAGAATGGATGCCGACGATATATCAACAAAGTTAAGAATTGAAAAACAAGTGAATTTCTTGAAAGAGAATTTGGATATTTCTATTGTTGCTTCTAATGCTATAATGTTTTCCGATAAATACCCATGGATAAAAAAACATACATCTTATAATAAAGGTGTTGATGCTATAAAATGTGAACTTTTATTCCAAAATAGAATTTTCCATCCTAGTGTTATGTTTAGGAAGTCTATAATAGAAACAGACAAAGCGTTCTATAATGACGATCATATAATGTGTGAAGACTTTGGTTTTTGGCAGTTACTTGCAGACAAAAACAATATTGAGGTGATGAAGGAACGGTTAATACACTATCGAATGAGTAATACCAGCATTACTTCAAAATCGAGGGATAGATTACAAACTCTAATACAATCACAAAAAGAAGTTTATAGACAAGGATTACAGCTGATGGATATTAACTTCAATTCAGAAGAGTTAAACGTTCATACAGAGATCTCAATGGCAAACAAAATAATAAATTTTAATTTTAGTTTAGAAGAAAAAGAAGAGTGGCTATTAAAAATAATAAAAGAAAATGACTCAAGCCAATATTTCAATCAAGTGGAGCTTAAATTAATTATTAGCGAGTTTTACTTTTCCAATTGTGTGATAGCAAACAATTATAAAGCCTATAAAAAATCTACCTTTTATAAAATCAATCCATTAGGAATTGTAAGGTTCAAGAAAGAACGTTTAAAGTTTTTAATTCTAAATTATGTGAAACCATTAATTTGGTGA
- a CDS encoding UDP-glucose dehydrogenase family protein encodes MNIAVVGTGYVGLVTGVSLSEIGHTVTCIDINEAKITKMRQGISPIYEPGLSELMLKNIEENRLFFTTDHTKGFNNAEAIYIAVGTPEKDDGSADLTYVEEVAINIATQIRRDTVVVTKSTVPVGTNHKIKDILNRNLKNDVKVNVVSNPEFLKEGSAIHDSFNGDRIVIGADNEKAGDVVEQINTPFEVPVFRTDIKSAEMIKYASNAFLATKISFINEISNICDRLNANVEDVASGMGMDKRIGSEFLNAGIGYGGSCFPKDTKALIQIAGNVHYDFELLKGVVNVNQKQQCLLIDKLLDRIPNLKGKRIAVLGLAFKPNTDDMREAASIVVTKRLIDEGAEVIGYDPIAMENAKSYLRHEMVYAKTIEEALENSDATLILTEWEDIKNIKLNLFNTMNYPLVIDGRNCFSLEKMRGQKVEYHSVGRPSIHYNREKLNI; translated from the coding sequence GTGAATATAGCTGTTGTAGGTACAGGTTATGTCGGACTGGTTACAGGTGTTAGCCTTTCTGAAATTGGACACACAGTGACGTGTATTGATATTAACGAAGCAAAAATAACAAAAATGAGGCAGGGTATTTCACCAATCTATGAACCGGGCTTAAGTGAACTTATGTTAAAAAATATTGAAGAGAACCGACTTTTTTTTACAACCGATCATACTAAAGGTTTTAATAATGCAGAAGCTATCTACATAGCTGTCGGCACTCCTGAAAAAGATGATGGGTCCGCTGATCTAACATATGTTGAAGAAGTTGCAATAAACATCGCTACACAAATTAGAAGAGACACAGTAGTAGTCACAAAAAGTACTGTTCCAGTTGGGACAAACCATAAAATTAAGGATATTCTGAACCGCAACTTAAAGAATGATGTAAAAGTAAATGTGGTTTCCAATCCTGAATTCCTTAAGGAAGGATCAGCAATACATGACTCCTTCAATGGAGATAGAATCGTTATAGGGGCGGATAATGAGAAAGCCGGGGATGTAGTAGAACAAATTAACACACCTTTTGAAGTACCGGTTTTCAGAACCGACATTAAGAGTGCTGAAATGATTAAATATGCTTCAAATGCATTTCTTGCTACTAAAATAAGCTTCATTAATGAAATTTCTAATATATGTGACCGCCTAAATGCAAATGTTGAGGATGTAGCAAGCGGTATGGGGATGGATAAGAGAATTGGTTCCGAATTCTTAAATGCTGGTATAGGCTATGGTGGATCTTGCTTCCCAAAAGATACGAAGGCTCTAATTCAAATAGCTGGAAATGTGCATTATGATTTCGAACTACTGAAGGGTGTAGTAAATGTTAATCAAAAACAACAATGTTTATTGATAGATAAACTGTTGGATAGAATACCTAACTTAAAAGGGAAAAGAATTGCAGTATTAGGCTTAGCTTTTAAACCAAATACAGATGATATGCGAGAAGCAGCTTCAATTGTAGTAACAAAACGTTTAATAGATGAGGGGGCAGAGGTAATAGGTTATGATCCAATAGCCATGGAAAATGCAAAATCATATCTTCGCCATGAAATGGTTTATGCTAAAACTATAGAAGAAGCTCTGGAGAATAGTGATGCAACTTTAATACTTACTGAGTGGGAAGATATTAAAAATATTAAATTAAACCTATTTAATACCATGAATTATCCTCTAGTGATTGACGGGAGGAACTGTTTTAGTTTAGAAAAAATGAGAGGTCAGAAAGTGGAATATCATTCAGTAGGTCGACCTTCCATTCATTATAATCGGGAAAAATTAAATATATGA
- the galU gene encoding UTP--glucose-1-phosphate uridylyltransferase GalU, translating into MGKIKKAIIPAAGLGTRFLPATKAMPKEMLPIVDKPTIQYIVEEAIASGIEDIIIVTGKGKRAIEDHFDNNFELEDNLMKKEKFELLDKVRETSNVDIHYIRQKEPKGLGHAVWSARNFIGNEPFAVLLGDDIVEADTPCLKQLINQYDETESSVIGVQQVADDETHRYGIVDPKSIEGRRYQVNHFVEKPKQGTAPSNLAIMGRYVLSPDIFNFLDQQKTGAGGEIQLTDAIQELNELQNVYAYDFEGKRYDVGEKFGFIKTTIEFALKNEEIGSEIEELIRNLIRQKVNN; encoded by the coding sequence ATGGGAAAAATAAAAAAAGCAATTATACCAGCGGCTGGTTTAGGAACAAGATTTCTTCCAGCTACAAAAGCAATGCCTAAGGAAATGCTTCCGATTGTTGACAAGCCAACGATTCAATACATAGTAGAGGAAGCCATTGCTTCAGGCATTGAAGATATTATTATTGTGACCGGTAAAGGTAAGCGTGCGATAGAGGATCATTTTGATAATAACTTTGAACTTGAAGATAATTTAATGAAAAAAGAAAAGTTTGAGCTCCTTGATAAAGTAAGGGAAACTTCGAACGTTGATATTCACTATATTCGGCAGAAAGAACCTAAAGGTTTAGGTCATGCTGTATGGTCTGCGCGGAATTTCATTGGAAATGAACCTTTTGCAGTTTTATTAGGTGATGACATTGTTGAGGCTGATACGCCATGTCTTAAACAGTTGATCAACCAATACGATGAAACAGAGTCATCTGTGATTGGAGTCCAACAGGTAGCTGATGACGAAACTCATCGTTATGGGATTGTTGATCCTAAATCGATTGAAGGCCGTCGTTATCAAGTTAATCATTTTGTTGAAAAACCTAAGCAGGGTACGGCCCCTTCTAATTTAGCAATTATGGGGCGTTATGTACTGAGCCCAGATATCTTTAACTTCTTAGATCAACAGAAGACGGGTGCTGGTGGAGAAATTCAATTGACGGATGCGATTCAAGAGTTGAATGAGTTGCAGAATGTTTATGCCTATGATTTTGAAGGTAAACGTTATGATGTTGGAGAGAAGTTTGGGTTTATTAAGACGACGATTGAATTTGCTCTGAAGAACGAAGAAATTGGGTCTGAAATAGAAGAATTAATAAGGAATTTAATCCGACAAAAAGTTAACAACTAG
- a CDS encoding flippase produces the protein MQNNLFDLVKKSGLVFIGRIFGVFLGLIFNFIAARYLGANTYGEFMFVFTIISFIPMILKLGLDQGLIAMIPRLSLLNKINERNSTIAFSLLCVFILSSLFSLVVIIYNEWWAEVILNNSHLGRMLILMAPLIVLLSLQELLKGVFRGIDRVEKVVIVENFIIPSLKIILFLLCFFLGLEIQGIVVAFLLSTFIGIFILLQSLFKAKTISGLKFSYSGEYKKIFLFSLPLIITPSLVFIINQSDVFMIGYFLQEDDVGIYNIALRIGTMSSFILIAFNTMFAPLISTLYSKSDIKSIEYYYKIITKWILTVNLVFFSLISLLSNQIMHLFGIEFVTGSVALILISSGQVINSAVGSAGYIIIMTDKGHYELYNSLFMAILNICLNLWLIPIYGINGAAIASLVAVSIGNIIKLLIVYRNYRIHPYNSGYVKIMAIVSIVFIFVLGLKYTLNTYWLFELIIFTTVYIFTFILLYIKFALSNDDKMVIKNIFPKKFKQN, from the coding sequence GTGCAAAATAATTTGTTTGACTTGGTCAAAAAGTCAGGGTTAGTATTCATTGGAAGAATTTTTGGAGTGTTCCTTGGTTTGATATTTAATTTCATAGCAGCTAGATATTTAGGTGCTAATACATATGGAGAATTCATGTTCGTTTTTACCATTATAAGCTTTATTCCTATGATTCTAAAATTAGGACTTGATCAAGGTCTTATAGCTATGATACCTAGGTTAAGTTTATTGAATAAAATAAATGAAAGAAATAGTACTATCGCTTTTTCCCTCCTATGTGTGTTTATATTGAGTTCTTTATTCTCATTAGTGGTTATCATTTACAATGAATGGTGGGCTGAGGTCATTTTAAACAACTCACATTTAGGAAGAATGCTCATTTTGATGGCTCCACTTATAGTTTTGCTGTCGTTACAAGAATTACTAAAAGGAGTCTTCAGAGGGATAGATAGGGTGGAAAAAGTTGTAATCGTTGAAAATTTTATTATTCCCTCCTTAAAAATAATTTTGTTTCTCCTATGCTTTTTTTTAGGATTAGAGATCCAAGGGATTGTAGTGGCTTTTCTACTTAGTACATTTATAGGAATATTTATATTATTACAATCATTATTTAAAGCTAAGACTATTTCTGGATTAAAGTTTAGTTATAGTGGCGAATATAAAAAAATATTCCTTTTTTCCTTACCTTTAATTATTACTCCTAGTTTAGTATTTATAATAAACCAATCTGATGTGTTTATGATAGGGTACTTTCTGCAAGAGGATGACGTGGGAATATATAATATTGCCTTAAGAATAGGCACAATGAGTAGCTTTATTCTTATAGCGTTCAATACTATGTTTGCACCACTAATATCAACGCTTTACTCTAAGAGCGATATTAAGTCAATAGAATATTATTATAAAATAATTACAAAATGGATATTGACTGTTAACTTGGTTTTCTTTTCTTTAATCTCACTTCTTAGCAATCAAATAATGCACTTGTTTGGGATAGAATTTGTTACTGGCTCAGTTGCCCTAATTTTGATTTCAAGTGGTCAAGTAATTAATTCTGCTGTAGGCTCTGCCGGCTATATTATTATTATGACTGATAAGGGACATTATGAGCTTTATAATAGTTTATTTATGGCAATATTGAATATTTGCCTAAATTTATGGTTAATCCCCATTTATGGAATTAATGGTGCTGCCATTGCTTCATTAGTTGCCGTTTCTATTGGTAATATCATAAAGTTATTAATAGTATATAGAAACTATAGAATACATCCATATAATTCAGGTTATGTAAAAATCATGGCTATTGTAAGTATAGTTTTTATATTTGTCTTGGGTCTAAAGTACACACTTAATACTTACTGGCTATTTGAACTTATCATTTTCACTACAGTATATATATTTACCTTCATCCTATTGTATATAAAGTTCGCTTTATCTAACGATGACAAAATGGTAATTAAAAATATTTTTCCTAAAAAATTTAAACAAAACTGA
- a CDS encoding glycosyltransferase has product MKKKLVHISEALGGGVSKHIIDLIDNIDTNKYDIFLIYNLDRADKSFKEKIVEYKKNRNISLYEVENFNRQISYKDVFALKNIFSIINKIQPDIVHCHSSKAGVLGRVSAKLAGVNKIFYTPHAYVMQDSNIKPIKNTLYKIIEKFMSRFFTTSTINVSNGEKKFALDNKLDNPDKFNVIYNGIDNNIKSEVVKTNKSKNKGIIIGVVGRLESQKDPLTFAQIAKEVSLQLSSVKFIFIGEGSLRPELEEFIKNNNLQNILLLPGYKSSVDEYLNLFDIYLSTSLYEGMPYSLIEALKYKLPIVGTDVIGNNEVIVNNHNGFLFDPGDYKKASELILHLLTNTETHTKMKKNSRFLFETTFTIKNMIDNLDNLYN; this is encoded by the coding sequence GTGAAAAAAAAACTTGTACACATATCTGAGGCTTTGGGCGGTGGTGTAAGTAAACATATTATAGATTTAATTGATAATATTGACACTAACAAATACGATATTTTTTTAATCTACAATTTAGATAGAGCAGATAAAAGTTTTAAAGAAAAAATAGTTGAGTATAAAAAAAATAGAAATATCTCACTATATGAAGTGGAGAATTTTAACAGACAAATATCTTATAAGGATGTTTTTGCACTTAAAAATATATTTTCAATAATCAATAAAATTCAACCCGATATTGTACATTGTCATAGTTCTAAAGCAGGTGTACTGGGAAGGGTTAGTGCTAAGTTGGCAGGTGTAAATAAAATATTCTATACCCCTCACGCTTATGTAATGCAAGATTCAAATATTAAACCTATAAAGAATACTCTATATAAGATTATAGAGAAATTTATGAGCAGGTTTTTCACAACGAGTACAATTAATGTATCAAATGGAGAAAAAAAATTTGCCTTGGATAATAAACTTGATAACCCTGACAAATTTAACGTAATTTATAATGGAATTGATAATAATATTAAATCTGAAGTTGTGAAAACAAATAAGTCAAAAAATAAAGGTATTATAATTGGAGTTGTAGGCAGGTTAGAGAGCCAAAAAGACCCGTTAACCTTTGCACAAATTGCAAAAGAAGTTTCTTTGCAATTGTCTTCAGTTAAATTTATTTTCATAGGAGAGGGATCCTTAAGACCAGAATTAGAGGAGTTTATTAAAAATAATAACTTACAGAACATATTATTACTTCCGGGCTATAAAAGCTCTGTTGACGAGTACTTAAATTTATTTGATATCTACCTTTCTACTTCACTGTATGAGGGAATGCCTTATTCACTAATTGAAGCTTTGAAATATAAACTTCCGATTGTAGGGACGGATGTTATTGGCAATAACGAAGTTATTGTTAATAATCATAATGGTTTCTTATTTGACCCTGGCGACTATAAAAAAGCTTCAGAATTAATCTTGCATTTGCTAACCAATACGGAAACGCATACCAAAATGAAAAAGAATAGTAGGTTTTTATTTGAAACAACATTTACTATAAAAAACATGATAGATAATTTAGATAACCTGTACAACTGA
- a CDS encoding glycosyltransferase family 2 protein, giving the protein MNHISRVLVTIVIPTYNRGHLIDRTIKSVLNQTYTNFELLIVDDASQDNTSEVVSSYKDERIRYIRLENNSKGTKPRNIGIKQSKGKFIALLDSDDEWVPNKLESQLSFIDQYKEESFLCFTDVIFKRNEVEKFSMNNPIKDSEDIMDYILLGGNCVQTSTYMFPSELGKRVLFGLNIKKHQDWDFCLRLQQQGAKFISLSEPLSIYNVDERGDRIANNSKYKLSLEWLNKVSDQLSEQSYYAFLANYVSSALIINHKRRKALYYYLKAFQKDSISLIVLIKGLIKCVIPLNLFRKRFR; this is encoded by the coding sequence ATGAATCACATTAGCAGAGTTTTAGTAACCATAGTAATACCGACTTACAATCGCGGTCACTTAATTGACAGGACCATTAAGAGTGTCTTAAATCAAACATACACAAATTTTGAATTATTAATTGTTGACGATGCATCACAGGACAATACTAGTGAAGTTGTTTCAAGTTATAAAGATGAACGAATAAGATATATCCGATTAGAAAATAACAGTAAAGGTACAAAACCAAGAAATATTGGTATTAAACAAAGTAAAGGTAAATTTATTGCCTTATTAGATTCAGATGATGAATGGGTACCTAATAAACTTGAATCACAGTTAAGTTTTATAGATCAGTATAAAGAAGAAAGTTTTTTATGTTTTACCGATGTTATATTTAAACGCAATGAAGTGGAAAAATTCTCTATGAATAACCCTATAAAGGATTCTGAAGATATAATGGACTATATACTTTTAGGTGGAAATTGTGTTCAAACAAGCACATATATGTTTCCAAGCGAACTGGGGAAAAGAGTGCTGTTTGGATTAAATATCAAGAAACATCAAGATTGGGATTTTTGTTTAAGGCTTCAGCAACAAGGAGCAAAATTTATTTCTTTATCAGAGCCACTCTCAATTTATAATGTTGATGAAAGAGGCGACCGTATCGCAAACAACAGTAAATACAAACTATCATTAGAGTGGTTAAATAAAGTAAGTGATCAATTGTCAGAGCAATCTTATTACGCCTTTTTAGCTAACTATGTTTCTTCTGCACTAATTATTAATCATAAGAGAAGAAAAGCATTATATTATTATTTAAAAGCATTTCAAAAAGATTCAATTAGTTTAATTGTACTGATTAAGGGTCTAATAAAGTGTGTTATACCCCTAAATTTGTTTAGGAAAAGGTTCAGATAA